In Mangrovibacterium diazotrophicum, the genomic stretch AATAATAATTTAACAATACCTAAACAATTCTTAATTCAAGAATTAAAAGCCCTCGCCAATGCCCCCAAATGGGAGGTAGTTGATTGTTTAGAAAACGAAATTGTAGACGGAAGAAAACAACTTAATATTTTCATTAAAAATCAACTTGTAGAATTCCAAGAAGTTAATTATCATGCATTTAGAACAGCTATCATAGCCGAGTATTTTGCAAGAGGATTTGACAGATACTTTTTTTCTCTCGAATCAAAATATAGCTTGCCTGGTTGGGCTGGTTACGATGGGAAAATATTAAAAAGGGAAAGATTGAATAATAGCACTGATTTATCAGGATACCAAGGTGCACTTGAAGATAATATGCTCTTTTTTATAAGTAATGTAAAACTGCCTCGAATAATTAAGAAAGTGATTAGATACATCAGGCTGGCAAAAATAATTATGCCAATGGAGTATCATAAATACACAAATTATACATTTAAACGCAAATATGAATTAAGAGAAACAAAACCTCACAGACGTGGATTATCCGTAATTATAAATGACCCAAGCGTCTACATTTACCCGGAAAACAATGAGGATATAATCACTTTAATAAGAAACAACTATAAAAAAATAACGAAGTATGCGATTAAAGAATCTAAGAAAGAACTTGGCTTCTGGCATAGATTTTTAAAGACAAAATATATTCGCGTTACAGTTTATGACACTGATTTAAGAAAAAGAAATTTACGAGGTTCTGGATTGATAGATAGTTTAATCTGTTCAATTACAGTGAATAGGTCGAAGAAAATAAAAAATATAGATTTTATTGGAGGTGTCCCAGAACAAAAAGGAAAATACAGAATAATCTGGAATGGAAATTGGAAAAATATAAAATACGTTTGCTAACACGTGGTATAAGGCATGGCTGGGTTTGTGCGGATTCGACAAGTCGAATCTCGTCCCAACCTCAGTTTCGGTCGGACACTCAGACTCTCGTCTGACCGCCACGACCTCATACCACCACCGTTAGCCACAAATTTAATGAAAAGAGGATTCTACATATTATTAGTTGTTTGCTTTACTATTTTTTCATGCACTCCGAGACCAATAAACAATCAATTGAAAGTATATGGACATAACCTCGGTGAAACCGTAAATACTGATTTTCTGGAATTAGAAAAGTATGGAGAAAATTTCGGACTTGTTGCCTTTAAAAAAGATGAAAGATTTACAGCACGAACAATGAAAAATCATCTATTTGAAATTTGGGCGACAAATCTGACAGACAAGGAATTTAAAGAGTTTAAAAATATTCTCACTGAAAAATTGGCGCAAGAACCTGAGCGATTTATTGGCAAGACACATTATGGAATGGATATTAAAGGAGAAGAATTCTATTGGAAAGACTCAATTACATACTATGAATATTCACTCGGAATTACACACAGAAATGACACAACATATTCAATGACTATAGAAAATGCTTTAATAAGAGATTCTATCGGAAACGCCTTTATTGAAGACTATGGAAAAGAAACAATAATTGAACTAGCAGAACCAAAATGAAAAATCAGTGGCTAACAAATTGTAATATGGCAGGCGGGGGGCTTAGCGGTCTGACAGGATTTCTTTTCGAAATCCCGCCCGACCACATACAAGTGACCGTTAGCGGTAATATTGAATCGACCTAAAAAAGTACTATTTAAATGATTGAAAAGATTATTGAGATAAAAAATATTGGAAGATTTATAGATTATAAATTAAAATCATCTAATCAGTGGAATGGAGAATTAAAGCAGATTAATTTGATTTATGCTCCTAATGGTTCTGGCAAAACTACACTGGCAACAATTTTCAAATCTTTAAAAACTGAAAATGGCAGTTTAATTGAAATTAAAAAATCCTCAATAACTGATGATGAGTCAATTGTACGATTGAAAAGCAATCACATAATTGAATATAAAAATAAATACTGGAGTGACATTATTAGCAATATTGAGGTTTTCGATATTCATTTTGTAGAAGATTATCTATTTGTTGGTTCAACATTAAAAAAGCAAAATAAAGTTAACCTGTATAAATTAATTCTTGGTCAAAAAGGTATTGAGTTTAAAAACGAATGTAAAACTCTAATAAGTAAAAAGGAATCACTCTTAAAAAGAGTAAATAGTGCAATCAATGAAGAGAATAAATTAGCACTAAATGCTCGACTGACTCAAGCACAAAAAGAATTAGATACTGCCTTAAACGAGTATTACAGCTACTCAAATGGTATTTTCGAAGAACATATTAAATTCGTAAACAAGTATCTTTCAAGATTCTCACCTTATATAAAGCTAACAGAATTTTCATATCAAAAAGGAAAAGGATTATCTGACTTTGAGATATTTCGTATATATATCGTTTTTGAAATTCATGGTAGACAAGTTCATTTCAATGCCCCTGATTTAGTTCGAAAAATTCCCAATGCAAAATACACGATGAGTGAAGGTGATAAAAGTGCAGTCGCCTTTTGCTTCTTTTTGGCAAGACTAGAGATTTTAGGTTATAATGATAAGATTATTGTATTTGACGACCCCCTATCTAGTTTCGATTATGGTCGAAAGACAACCACCATATTTAATTTAGCAAAAATTGCGCATAACTGTCAGCAATTCTTCTTACTCACTCATGACATCCATTTTGCTAAAGAATTTAACGACAAGCTCGATTTTAATGATGTATTAAACCTAAAAATATCTGACAATGGTTTATCCAGCATTATTACCTTTCACGACATCTATAATGAGACATTGAGTGGACTTCAAAAGGACTTACAAACAGTAAAAAATTATTTATCAAATGGTGTTATCTCAGAAGCCGAAAGACGAGAAGTAATTAGATGTGTAAGACCAATTCTCGAAGGAATTATAAAGACAAAATATTTTGACGTTTTGGATAACAATTGCTGGTTGGGTGATATTATTTCAATTATCAATAAATCAACGACTAGACTATCAAATTTAAAACCGATTTATACAGATTTAATCGAATTAAATGATTTCACAAAAGCCTATCATCACTCAGACAGTGGCATTCAAAATGATTTAATAAATGACCAAGAGCTTAAGAACTATATAAATTTATTAATGCAAGTAATTGAAAAAATATAAAATACTACCGCTAACACAGTACATATTGCAGGGCGGGGTTCGGTGGTACGCCAACTGCGGATTCTCGCATCGCAGTTCCGTGTCCTTCGGACAGGAACGCTCTTCGAAATCCGCCCCGACAACATGTACCAACCGTTAGGCTTCATTATGAAAAAACCAAAACAATGAGAATTCCTTCCTTCAAAATATCAGCGTTATTAATTTTAATTCTCATGTTCTCATGCAATACTGACATTAAAAAATCAGAATTAAAAATGGTGAACGTTATTGACTTGAATGGAAAATTTCAAGTGAAACTCCCAGAGAATTGGAAAAAGGAATTTAATACAACCGAATCTTCTTCAGGGATTATCTCGTCTGACACAGCGAGAGAATTGAAAAACAAAGTGATTATTAATGTTAATTGGAATCTAGATACGGTTTATATCAATCCTAACCTGGAGCAAACACTTGACTCTCTTAATGCAACAGTTGGACTAAAAACACAAATGCAAAAAAGCGGGAAAATACGTGCTTATCGGACAAGTTTCAATTTTAGTTCTGGTTATGACTCGACCGAAAAAATGCAACGGAATCAGTATTTGTATGTACTAAAAAAAGATTCCATTAAAGGATACATATTAATGACAGCAACAATTTTTGGAGATTCAATTCTGACCGAACAATCGGAATTAGTCGCAGAGATTGTAAAAACAATAAAAATGAATAAATAACGAAAGCCTAACAATTTGCAAATTGCATTGCGAGTGCAGTGGTGTGCGTTGTCTCTGCTCCTTTCTTGACCGTCTTCGTCCTGCGGACGCTGACGCTCTTCGAAATCCGCAACGACAACTTGCAAGTGACCGTTACCTGCTATTTTGAAAACGAAAAAATGACAAGATTAATCACATTATCAATATTACTCATATTTGCTAGCTGTTCAAGCAATAATAGATATACAATAATTGGAGATTGTGAGAACGGTTATGGAGAGAAACAATGGAAAGACGGAACAATTATGAAAGGTAACTGGAATAGTGGAGAATTAAATGGAAACGGTTATCAATATTTTGGTATAGAATCTGAATTTTCAGGTGACTGGTATGAAGGTGAGTTTTCAAACAATGAATACAATGGAAAAGGAATCTACTACGACAAAAGTGAGGATGCAAAATATACTGGTCAATTTAAGAATGGAAAATCTGATGGAAAAGGGAAGCTAGTATTTGGTTCTGAAGCAGAATATCCAAATCGCTATTATGATGGAGACTGGGTTAATGGGAAAAGACAAGGATTTGGGATTAAATTCTGGGGAGAAGCTGGAAAATATACAAACAATAGATACGAAGGAGAATGGTACAATGATGAGCAAAACGGAAACGGCAGATATGACTGGTCAGATGGGAGCTTTTACATTGGACAATGGGAAAATGGATTACAAGACGGTGAAGGTGTTTACACATTCTCAAATGGTGAAAAGTTTGAAGGAAGCTGGGATAAAGGTTATAATAGAGAACTGGCTATCAAACTTTACGGACATGAATAAATAAATAAAAAAATAAAAAAACAGCAGGTAACACGGTACATATTGCAGGGCGGGGTTCGGTGGTACGCCAACTGCGGATTCTCGCATCGCAGTTCCGTGTCCTTCGGACAGGAACGCTCTTCGAAATCCGCCCCGACAACATGTACCAACCGTTAGGTACAATATTAAAATACCAAGAAACTGACAATGCCATACAAGGTTAAGAAATTGATACAGCAATATTCTCTCGTTGACTTATTAGAAATAATGAGAAACGAAAGACACCAGGAATATCAATTGGCAAAAGACGAGTTTCAAAAAAGGAAACCATCAGAAAAAGAATTAGAGATAGCAAAAAAAGGACTTGAAATCCGAATAAAAACAAGAAATAAACCTCTGTCGACAGAAGACAAAATTTATTGTTTTCTAATTCCATTTATGGCTGCAAAAGACCCTTTTGTTAATGATTCGACAGAAATTAATAATGAGTTTGAAAGTCAAATAGATGAATTTGATATGTATGGAGAAACTCGACGGGTTGAAGAACTAAAAAAGTGGCAAGCATATGCGAGAATAACACACGCTAGCCTGTTTGGACTTTTAATTCTAATCGGACTGATATTTTTTATTATCAGTGCAATCAGACAAGTTGGATAGAGACAAAATGAAGAAAAAAAAATAAAATACAGTACCTAACAATTTGTCATATGGCAGGCGGGTGTTTTAGCGGTTTGACAAGTCAAACCAGTGTTACCACTTCCTGCGTGTCTGACAGGATTTCTCTTTGAAATCCCGCCCGACCACATACAAGTGACCGTTGTGCAACATTTTGAATTCAGAGAAATGAGACTAAATAGAATAATATTGGCATTAATCCTTTTTGTACATGTAAACCTATTTGCTCAAACTGGCAATATCAAAGGAGACGGTTTAATATCTGTTAATCCTGAGAATTATCCGACAATTCAATTTTATAAGAATAAAGAAGATACTAAACCTATAAAATCAATAAAAATATTTGATGACAAGGAAATTAATTCTTTCAACATTAAAGATTTGGATTTAATAGAAAAAGAGTGGTTCAAACCATTACATATCAATCTTGACTATTACATTTTTTATTTTCAATGTTCGAATGTTGATGCAAATTGGTATCAAATAATCGTAGACGAAGAATCAAACTTAAAATACTGGATAAAAAAATCTCCTGATTTAAAATATTTATCGTGGGAGAAATTTATATGTGAGACAGTTACGGTTAGACCAATTGATACAATCTCAAATCCAATTTTAATATCACCGAATTTGAACTCGGAGAAATGCAAAAAACAATTAGTTGATTGCTTAATGCCAATAGAAACTAAAGGTGACTGGTTAAAAGTAAAAGTTGAGCCAGCAATATGCGACAAAACTTTTGAGATGAAAGATGACGAAATATTTGAAGGATATATTCGATGGAGAAAAGATGATAAATTACTGATAGAATACTTTTTGACATTATAAAAAAACGTTGCACAACACAGTACATATTGCAGGGCGGGGTTCGGTGGTACGCCAACTGCGGATTCTCGTTTCGCAGTTCCGTGTCCTTCGGACAGGAACGCTCTCCGAAATCCGCCCCGACAACATGTACCAACCGTTATAGCCAATTTTGAATAAACAATGCCGGACTACAAAATCAACAAAACTGACAAATTACTTTCTGAAAACATTAGGAATCGGAAAGAAGAGATGCAATTAATGTTCTCGAGAAATTTAGAAACACATGAACAACTTCTCGATTTATTGTTTAATGGAACTAATCATGCAAATTACAATGGATTTAAGGACACCAAGCTTATTTGGAACATCGCTGCATTTACAATTACAATATCATATGACCTAAAAGTTATTGGACAAGACTTGATGTTAGCTGAAAATGAATGGCAAAAACGTTTGCATGCAAGACATGCATGTCTAATAATCTACGAGTCGATCAATGACTTCTTCGATTTATTGGGAAAAGAATTCAAAACTTTAGTGGCTATAAAAATTTGCAATGAAGAAATTGAAGAAGAATTGAATAAAGTTAGAAGTGAGTTAAACTCATACAAAAGAAAATATTTTAACAAATTAAAAGAAATAAGAAACACATCAATCGCTCATCGAGATAATGATTCACTAAAACAAATTAATACAATTATCAATTTAAGTTGGTCTGACACAATTGAGTTAGTAACGAACTTTGATATAATATTGACGGATCTTGGGAAAATAATTCAAGTTATAATTTATGCAGGATTAGACGACTTTAATGAACTTAAAAATTAAAAAACTGGCTATAACAAATTGCAAATTGCATTGCGGGTGCAGCGGTGTGTGTTGTCTCTGCTCCTTTCTTGACCGTCTTCGTCCTGCGGACGCTGACGCTCTTCGAAATCCGCAACGACAACTTGCAAGTGACCGTTAACGCCAAGTTTAAAAGAATGACAGCAAAGGACAAACAAATAGAATTTATAAAGTCGTATTTGAAACCAAAACTCAAAGAGGAAGGTTTTCGGACTTCGGGACAGACTTGGTGGAAAATGAAAGATGACTTTTTTATTGTAATTAATTTGCAAAATTCACAATGGAACAGCAAAGAAGAAATGAGTTTCTGTTTTAATATCGGTGTTGGGCTTACAGCAAATTTGACAGACAAGAAAAAAGTAACACATTTTGATAATTTAACTCCACTTCGAGAAGATTCTTACCTATCGAAAAACAGGAAAAAACATAAATTTAGGAAAGAGGGTTGGCTCGATTATTTAATGACAGAAAAGACAGACTTGAATGACTTTACAAAAGAGTTGAAAATTGATTTTGAGGAGGATATTTTACCAAAATTAAATGGACTTCAAAACATCAAAGATTGTCTTGAATTTTATCGCCAATTTGACATCTGGGGTTCAAACTTGCAACGAAAAGTAAATCAACTGAGACAAAATGAAAAATAAAATTGATAGATGGTTTATTCTTGTCTTAATCGTAGTA encodes the following:
- a CDS encoding AAA family ATPase; protein product: MIEKIIEIKNIGRFIDYKLKSSNQWNGELKQINLIYAPNGSGKTTLATIFKSLKTENGSLIEIKKSSITDDESIVRLKSNHIIEYKNKYWSDIISNIEVFDIHFVEDYLFVGSTLKKQNKVNLYKLILGQKGIEFKNECKTLISKKESLLKRVNSAINEENKLALNARLTQAQKELDTALNEYYSYSNGIFEEHIKFVNKYLSRFSPYIKLTEFSYQKGKGLSDFEIFRIYIVFEIHGRQVHFNAPDLVRKIPNAKYTMSEGDKSAVAFCFFLARLEILGYNDKIIVFDDPLSSFDYGRKTTTIFNLAKIAHNCQQFFLLTHDIHFAKEFNDKLDFNDVLNLKISDNGLSSIITFHDIYNETLSGLQKDLQTVKNYLSNGVISEAERREVIRCVRPILEGIIKTKYFDVLDNNCWLGDIISIINKSTTRLSNLKPIYTDLIELNDFTKAYHHSDSGIQNDLINDQELKNYINLLMQVIEKI
- a CDS encoding MORN repeat-containing protein; its protein translation is MTRLITLSILLIFASCSSNNRYTIIGDCENGYGEKQWKDGTIMKGNWNSGELNGNGYQYFGIESEFSGDWYEGEFSNNEYNGKGIYYDKSEDAKYTGQFKNGKSDGKGKLVFGSEAEYPNRYYDGDWVNGKRQGFGIKFWGEAGKYTNNRYEGEWYNDEQNGNGRYDWSDGSFYIGQWENGLQDGEGVYTFSNGEKFEGSWDKGYNRELAIKLYGHE
- a CDS encoding AbiU2 domain-containing protein; amino-acid sequence: MPDYKINKTDKLLSENIRNRKEEMQLMFSRNLETHEQLLDLLFNGTNHANYNGFKDTKLIWNIAAFTITISYDLKVIGQDLMLAENEWQKRLHARHACLIIYESINDFFDLLGKEFKTLVAIKICNEEIEEELNKVRSELNSYKRKYFNKLKEIRNTSIAHRDNDSLKQINTIINLSWSDTIELVTNFDIILTDLGKIIQVIIYAGLDDFNELKN
- a CDS encoding DUF4304 domain-containing protein, with the translated sequence MTAKDKQIEFIKSYLKPKLKEEGFRTSGQTWWKMKDDFFIVINLQNSQWNSKEEMSFCFNIGVGLTANLTDKKKVTHFDNLTPLREDSYLSKNRKKHKFRKEGWLDYLMTEKTDLNDFTKELKIDFEEDILPKLNGLQNIKDCLEFYRQFDIWGSNLQRKVNQLRQNEK